In Rhea pennata isolate bPtePen1 chromosome 8, bPtePen1.pri, whole genome shotgun sequence, one genomic interval encodes:
- the LOC134143783 gene encoding olfactory receptor 14A16-like translates to MYFFLFNLAHLDLGTISTIVPKSMANSLWNTRAISYSGCAAQVFLFVFLLGGEYCLLTVMACDRYVAICKPLHYSTLMDSRACVKMAAAAWASGFLNAALHTANTFSISLCQGNTVDQFFCEIPQILKLSCSHSYLREAGLLVVSLCLVFGCFVFTVESYVQIFTAVFRIPSEQGQHEAFSMCLPHLAVVSLFVSTGFFAYLKPPSFSSPALDMVVAVLYSLVPPAVNPLIYSMRNKELKDALRKLVQRILGQQQ, encoded by the coding sequence atgtacttcttcctaTTCAACCTCGCCCACCTCGACCTTGGCACCATCTCTACCAttgtccccaaatccatggccaattccctgtggaacaccagggccatttcctactcaggatgtgctgcacaagtCTTTCTGTTTGTCTTCTTGTTAGGAGGAGAGTATTGtctcctcactgtcatggcctgTGACCGCTAcgttgccatctgcaaaccccTGCACTATAGCACactcatggacagcagagcctgtgtcaaaatggcagcagctgcctgggccagtggttttctcaaTGCAGCCCTGCACACTGCCAACACATTCTCCATATccctctgccaaggcaacacagtggaccagttcttctgtgagattccccagatcctcaagctctcctgctcacattcctacctcagggaagcaGGCCTTCTTGTGGTTAGCCTTTGTTTAGTCtttgggtgttttgttttcactgtggagtcctatgtgcagatcttcactgctgtgttcaggatcccctctgagcagggccagcacgaagccttttccatgtgcctcccgcacctggccgtggtctccctgtttgtcagcactggattttttgcctacctgaagcctccctccttctcttccccagctctggatatggtggtggctgttctgtactctTTGGTGCCTCCAGCagtgaaccccctcatctacagcatgaggaacaaggagctcaaagATGCCCTGAGGAAACTGGTTCAGCGCATCCTAGGTCAGCAGCAATAA